A window of the Lactuca sativa cultivar Salinas chromosome 5, Lsat_Salinas_v11, whole genome shotgun sequence genome harbors these coding sequences:
- the LOC128126175 gene encoding uncharacterized protein LOC128126175, with protein MALIDNRITDRQDCILGAAKGNLAYQKFMFSVYPKFALDLKSANVDKTLSFIHHFERSDLMSPGDKPFTITYLIGYALTNSHHSIDYKKDEYIELDDVFSEIGHVKDKQLCDINPQENSWVLNIARNKKALGETLRPRISMDSLHIGESSKRKDSNLIRNMSLKIDSLRQNIKQITEIINE; from the coding sequence ATGGCTTTAATTGACAACAGAATTACTGACAGACAGGACTGCATCTTAGGTGCTGCAAAGGGAAACCTTGCTTACCAAAAGTTTATGTTTTCAGTCTATCCAAAATTTGCTCTGGATTTAAAATCTGCAAATGTAGATAAAACCTTATCTTTTATACATCACTTTGAAAGAAGTGACCTTATGAGCCCAGGTGATAAACCATTCACCATAACCTATCTCATAGGATATGCCTTGACCAACAGTCACCATAGCATAGACTATAAGAAAGACGAGTACATCGAACTTGATGATGTCTTTTCAGAAATAGGTCATGTCAAAGATAAACAATTATGTGACATAAATCCTCAAGAAAACTCTTGGGTGTTAAATATAGCTAGAAATAAAAAAGCTCTAGGAGAAACTCTTAGACCAAGAATTTCAATGGATTCACTCCACATAGGAGAAAGCTCGAAAAGAAAAGATAGTAACTTAATAAGAAACATGTCTTTAAAAATTGATAGTCTACGCCAGAATATCAAACAAATCACTGAGATTATAAATGAGTAA